The following proteins are co-located in the Candidatus Accumulibacter cognatus genome:
- a CDS encoding methyl-accepting chemotaxis protein, translated as MIQTQSIRFRIAAMVSLAIVLSLGGFALFLNAEIRDINERDETEQLRKTNMMVLDMIGQTDSILRGQAESWAHAFTTALAGRYTLEGGDDPVLKLNGVVLNGSTGEVDTFSLRTKGNVATVFAKKGDDFVRVTTSVKKEDGSRAVGTLLGKEHPAYVLVREGKSFTGKATLFGRDFMTKYDPIHDAAGQVIGLHFVGIDIVESIARMKETIKKIKLGTTGYAYVLDATPGPKAGTLIVHPTSEGKNIIEAKDNEGRPFIREIVEKRNGTIIYPWMNTEAGDTRPRNKIVIYNDYKDWNWIVASGSYTEEIFSLADRARNLTIAATFVLTITLLAILTFYLNRIVIRPLTGLVGSSQRIANGDLTIRLDTGRGDEIGAVMHAMHEMAEKLGTIIGGVRSASDTIGDAARQMSVATSQVSTATEAQAQASAASAAALEEVTVSINEVSTLAGETEASSQKTSRLTEESVAAIHDAVDEIESMASAISASSEQVAGLVKRSEEVGGIAGVIREIADQTNLLALNAAIEAARAGEQGRGFAVVADEVRKLAERTAKATHEIAQMIGQIQDETRQSVSCMEAVAPKIQHGLAKVSAVSDMLDTISAEATDSRKRALEVANATREQAVAANDVAKNVEHVAQMTEETNATMRANVANAARLQQMAQDLRQQVAYFKVS; from the coding sequence ATGATCCAAACCCAGTCGATCCGCTTTCGCATCGCCGCCATGGTGTCGCTCGCCATCGTGCTGTCGCTGGGCGGCTTCGCCCTGTTCCTCAACGCCGAGATTCGCGACATCAACGAACGCGACGAGACCGAACAGCTCCGGAAGACGAACATGATGGTGCTCGACATGATCGGGCAAACCGACTCGATCCTTCGCGGGCAGGCTGAAAGCTGGGCACACGCTTTCACGACTGCGCTCGCCGGCCGATACACGCTCGAAGGCGGAGACGACCCGGTTCTCAAGCTCAATGGTGTCGTGCTCAACGGCAGCACTGGCGAGGTTGATACCTTCAGTCTGCGGACCAAGGGCAACGTCGCGACCGTCTTTGCGAAGAAAGGCGACGACTTCGTACGCGTGACGACCTCCGTGAAGAAGGAAGACGGCTCGCGAGCCGTCGGCACGCTGCTCGGCAAGGAACACCCGGCCTACGTGCTGGTGCGTGAAGGCAAGTCCTTTACCGGCAAGGCCACCCTGTTCGGGCGCGACTTCATGACCAAGTACGACCCGATCCACGACGCGGCCGGCCAGGTGATCGGCCTGCATTTCGTCGGCATCGACATCGTCGAGTCGATTGCGCGCATGAAGGAGACCATAAAGAAGATCAAGCTCGGCACAACCGGTTACGCCTATGTGCTCGACGCCACTCCCGGCCCGAAGGCCGGTACCCTTATCGTCCATCCTACGTCGGAAGGCAAGAACATCATTGAAGCCAAGGACAACGAAGGCCGTCCGTTCATCCGCGAAATCGTCGAGAAAAGAAACGGCACCATCATCTACCCGTGGATGAACACTGAGGCCGGCGATACTCGCCCGCGCAACAAGATTGTCATTTACAACGACTACAAGGACTGGAACTGGATCGTCGCCTCGGGCAGCTATACCGAGGAAATCTTCAGCCTCGCCGACCGCGCACGCAACCTGACGATCGCCGCCACCTTCGTGCTGACGATCACGCTCCTGGCGATTCTGACCTTCTACCTGAACCGCATCGTCATCCGACCCCTGACCGGACTGGTGGGTAGCTCGCAGCGCATTGCCAACGGCGACCTGACGATCCGCCTCGATACCGGCCGGGGCGACGAAATCGGCGCCGTGATGCATGCGATGCACGAGATGGCCGAAAAGCTTGGAACGATCATCGGGGGCGTCCGTTCCGCATCCGACACCATCGGTGACGCGGCCCGACAGATGTCGGTAGCGACGAGCCAGGTGAGCACGGCCACCGAGGCACAGGCGCAGGCCTCGGCGGCTTCGGCGGCGGCCCTCGAAGAAGTCACGGTGAGCATCAACGAGGTATCGACGCTGGCCGGCGAAACCGAAGCCAGCTCGCAGAAGACCTCCCGCCTGACCGAGGAGAGCGTGGCCGCGATTCACGACGCGGTCGACGAGATCGAGTCGATGGCCAGCGCGATCAGCGCGTCGTCGGAGCAGGTCGCCGGGCTCGTCAAGCGATCGGAAGAGGTCGGCGGGATCGCTGGCGTGATTCGCGAGATTGCCGACCAGACCAACCTGCTGGCGCTCAACGCGGCCATCGAGGCGGCTCGTGCTGGTGAGCAGGGCCGCGGCTTCGCGGTGGTCGCCGACGAGGTGCGCAAGCTGGCCGAGCGCACGGCCAAGGCAACGCATGAAATCGCCCAGATGATCGGGCAGATTCAGGACGAGACCCGCCAATCCGTTTCCTGCATGGAGGCCGTCGCACCGAAGATCCAGCACGGGCTTGCCAAGGTGAGCGCTGTGTCGGACATGCTCGACACGATCTCGGCCGAGGCCACAGACTCCCGGAAGCGCGCGCTGGAAGTGGCGAACGCGACCCGCGAACAGGCCGTGGCCGCCAACGATGTGGCCAAGAACGTCGAGCACGTCGCGCAGATGACCGAGGAGACGAACGCGACGATGCGCGCCAACGTCGCGAACGCCGCGCGGCTGCAACAGATGGCGCAGGATCTTCGCCAGCAGGTCGCCTACTTCAAGGTGTCCTGA
- a CDS encoding mechanosensitive ion channel — translation MLEFWNKALAYFWRPELPWALLFTFGLGLILFQLLPASRRAIVTSLELYGLCVLGKFSSACLNAFALHNSAEIVHEMFVVGSGLIMIHLLGLLLFRLAFPLIRLRIPRIIEDLLTFLGYIAWVLVRLRLAGMDLTSLVATSAVLTAVIAFSMQDTLGNTMGGLLLQIESSIKVGDWITIGNVAGQVSEIRWRYTALETRDGETVIFPNSVLMKNSFTIVSSPMQRRPEWRRWLWFNVASSIPPGRVQEVALAAIGTADMPNVARTPEPSCVLMEFGPGFARYALRYWLIDVEPDSPTDSQVRGRLLAALQRAGIELAVAQNEVSLSFDTRKAPEEREQQRRCQALRSAEIFAVLSDEEIAQMASNLVYAPFASGDVILREGSTTGDSLYLLAEGEVDVWLDELPDRPGGHVAVLGTGEVLGEIGMMTGEPRRATLIARSYAQCYRLDRATFERVIQSRPEVAGEIARVLASREQRLRMPAGERAQPLPSGLSLRTKSILDKMREFFGFCDG, via the coding sequence ATGCTCGAATTCTGGAACAAGGCGCTCGCTTACTTCTGGCGTCCGGAACTGCCCTGGGCGCTGCTCTTCACCTTCGGGCTCGGCCTGATCCTCTTTCAGCTGCTGCCCGCCAGCCGGCGGGCGATCGTCACTTCGCTCGAACTCTACGGCTTGTGCGTCCTCGGCAAGTTCAGTTCGGCTTGTCTCAATGCCTTCGCTCTGCACAACAGCGCCGAGATCGTCCACGAGATGTTCGTCGTCGGCTCCGGCCTGATCATGATCCACCTGCTCGGGCTTCTGCTCTTTCGCCTGGCTTTCCCGCTGATCCGCCTGCGCATCCCGCGGATCATAGAGGATCTGCTGACTTTCCTCGGCTACATCGCCTGGGTCCTTGTCCGCCTGCGTCTCGCCGGGATGGATCTGACGAGCCTCGTCGCGACTTCGGCCGTACTGACCGCGGTGATTGCTTTTTCCATGCAGGATACGCTCGGCAACACGATGGGTGGCCTGCTGTTGCAGATCGAGAGCTCGATCAAGGTCGGCGACTGGATCACGATCGGCAACGTCGCCGGACAGGTCTCCGAAATTCGCTGGCGCTACACGGCGCTCGAGACGCGCGACGGCGAAACGGTGATCTTCCCGAACAGCGTATTGATGAAGAATTCTTTCACCATCGTTTCAAGTCCGATGCAGAGAAGGCCCGAGTGGCGTCGCTGGCTGTGGTTCAACGTCGCCTCCTCGATTCCGCCGGGACGTGTGCAGGAAGTCGCTCTGGCAGCCATTGGTACGGCAGACATGCCGAACGTCGCACGGACGCCCGAGCCGAGCTGCGTGCTGATGGAATTCGGCCCCGGCTTTGCGCGCTACGCGCTGCGCTACTGGTTGATCGACGTGGAGCCCGATTCACCAACCGATTCACAAGTCCGTGGCCGTCTGCTCGCCGCACTGCAGCGCGCTGGCATCGAACTTGCTGTCGCGCAGAATGAGGTGAGTCTGTCTTTCGACACCCGGAAGGCGCCCGAGGAACGCGAGCAGCAACGTCGTTGCCAGGCGCTTCGGTCCGCCGAGATCTTCGCGGTGCTCAGCGACGAGGAGATCGCACAAATGGCCAGCAATCTAGTTTACGCTCCGTTCGCCAGCGGAGACGTCATTCTCCGTGAAGGCTCGACAACCGGTGATTCGCTCTACCTGCTCGCCGAAGGCGAGGTTGACGTCTGGCTCGACGAACTGCCCGACAGGCCCGGTGGACACGTGGCGGTGCTCGGCACGGGCGAGGTGCTCGGCGAGATCGGAATGATGACCGGCGAGCCGCGCCGCGCGACGCTGATCGCCCGGAGCTACGCGCAGTGCTACCGGCTCGACAGGGCCACATTCGAACGGGTCATCCAGTCACGACCGGAGGTCGCCGGCGAAATCGCGCGCGTTCTCGCCAGCCGGGAACAGCGATTGAGGATGCCTGCCGGAGAACGGGCACAACCGCTGCCCAGCGGCCTCTCCTTACGAACGAAGAGCATTCTCGACAAGATGCGCGAGTTTTTCGGCTTTTGCGACGGTTGA
- a CDS encoding amine oxidase: MNKTLIALMLAAGFASSSFAQGSAPAAATPAAAPATKVMAPAAADKKVEAPKAVEPVKAEAVKTAQPTMAAAGTATGEEHAAKPPQHPKKHVVKTEPKTEAKAVSKTEAPAPVSK, translated from the coding sequence ATGAACAAGACCCTGATCGCTCTGATGCTTGCCGCCGGCTTCGCTTCCTCTTCCTTTGCGCAGGGGAGTGCGCCTGCCGCTGCCACCCCCGCCGCCGCTCCGGCGACCAAAGTGATGGCGCCGGCGGCTGCGGACAAGAAGGTCGAAGCGCCGAAGGCCGTCGAGCCGGTAAAGGCCGAAGCCGTCAAGACCGCCCAGCCGACGATGGCCGCTGCCGGCACGGCCACGGGCGAAGAGCACGCAGCCAAGCCACCGCAGCATCCCAAGAAGCATGTGGTCAAGACCGAACCGAAAACCGAAGCCAAGGCGGTAAGCAAAACCGAGGCGCCAGCGCCGGTCAGCAAGTAA
- a CDS encoding MFS transporter, with translation MDTSDTFRKTRAAWLLAAVELFFSLSWVVYVIFLPELLARGGVDKRYLPWLLAADQLLFALADWSMGVAVDRVRAALRGIGPMLVLLAAVSAVAMLLLPWLAVMPMLFLAVTSVWVATSSALRAPPYVLLSRYAGRFAMPRLAGIQLLGLAVASALAPYLAIILKGVDPSLPFFLSAAAVGVSALALVVVERGQPVDQPWEADVQPAVPADAARGAWIVLLAIALLLAFGQQVHTAINAAPQFKRLADPALLTWLMPVFWVGFSFGLLLVDRLVRLRGSLPVLQLACIAGTLSLAGTVLAGSLPLLVASQFAAGAFWGLILCASIGVASERGYPLQTGRSTGALMATLAVAAMSRLSLVASGGAGSEALMEWLPAIMWAAAALLLLRLGGQRAGQEWRPAG, from the coding sequence ATGGATACTTCAGACACCTTTCGGAAAACGCGGGCGGCCTGGCTATTGGCGGCGGTGGAGCTGTTCTTCTCGCTGAGCTGGGTGGTCTATGTCATCTTCCTTCCCGAGCTGCTGGCGCGTGGCGGCGTGGACAAACGCTATCTGCCGTGGCTCCTCGCCGCCGACCAACTGCTGTTTGCGCTCGCCGACTGGTCGATGGGGGTGGCGGTCGATCGCGTACGCGCGGCACTGCGCGGGATCGGGCCGATGCTGGTGCTGCTCGCGGCCGTCTCGGCGGTGGCGATGCTGCTTCTGCCCTGGCTGGCCGTGATGCCGATGCTCTTCCTCGCGGTCACGAGTGTGTGGGTCGCAACGTCGTCGGCCTTGCGCGCGCCACCCTACGTGCTGCTCTCCCGCTATGCCGGCCGCTTTGCCATGCCACGTCTGGCCGGCATCCAGCTGCTCGGTCTGGCGGTAGCGTCGGCGTTGGCGCCCTACCTGGCGATCATCCTCAAGGGCGTCGATCCATCCCTACCGTTCTTTTTGAGCGCCGCGGCGGTTGGCGTCTCGGCGCTGGCGCTGGTGGTCGTCGAACGCGGTCAGCCCGTCGATCAACCATGGGAGGCCGACGTCCAACCGGCGGTACCCGCCGACGCGGCGCGCGGCGCGTGGATTGTCCTGCTCGCCATCGCGCTTCTGCTCGCGTTCGGGCAGCAGGTACATACCGCCATCAACGCCGCGCCGCAATTCAAACGTCTGGCTGATCCAGCGCTGCTCACCTGGTTGATGCCCGTCTTCTGGGTCGGTTTCAGTTTCGGGCTGCTGCTGGTCGACCGCCTGGTGCGCCTACGCGGATCGCTGCCGGTGCTGCAGCTTGCCTGTATCGCCGGCACGCTGTCGCTCGCCGGTACGGTGCTTGCCGGTTCGCTACCGCTGCTCGTCGCCAGCCAGTTTGCCGCCGGAGCCTTCTGGGGCCTGATCCTGTGTGCGTCGATCGGGGTTGCCAGTGAGCGCGGTTATCCGCTGCAGACGGGCCGCAGCACCGGTGCGCTGATGGCGACGCTGGCCGTCGCAGCGATGTCGCGGCTGAGTCTCGTGGCGTCGGGCGGCGCCGGGTCTGAAGCCCTGATGGAATGGCTGCCGGCGATCATGTGGGCCGCGGCGGCGCTGCTCCTCCTGCGCCTCGGAGGCCAGCGTGCCGGACAGGAATGGCGACCGGCAGGGTGA
- a CDS encoding metallophosphoesterase — MSDRRQTLIVSDLHLGGGAADPGDDHVYQDRQLERFVRQRLASPAGQAGDIELFFNGDFLEFAQVRPQAYRSPSADYWCSEAESLEKLEAILAGHDNSFAALHDFQAAGNRVTLAAGNHDVDLYWPAVRKRLRARIGPGLRFATGVDWVERHDGRLHIGHGHLEDPANRFKHWSAPILRAPDGARLEMCPGTLFMVRFVNGLEARYPFADNLHPVQNLATILLREDAGGFASAGWMLLKFIARHAKTLGSSEAADVGRRLLVRLREDDAFAQRLAAASRLLGDDRSCASVRRDVSDEEQLADLMQRLFAVLPADEWLALFALRPAPVLGAGGSKTLGTIIGARHFGREALRDLAQRRFDACPAAQVIVMGHTHLPDTRSFDKRHYLNPGSWTRYLDLEKHPPLRLDDLRDEARFPYELNYVVVEADADGTPLVARLECFERRA; from the coding sequence ATGTCGGACAGACGGCAAACGCTGATCGTCAGCGACCTCCACCTGGGCGGCGGCGCGGCCGATCCGGGCGACGACCATGTCTACCAGGACCGGCAGCTCGAACGCTTCGTCCGCCAGCGCCTGGCCTCGCCGGCCGGCCAGGCGGGCGACATCGAACTGTTCTTCAACGGCGATTTCCTGGAGTTCGCGCAGGTCCGGCCGCAGGCCTATCGCAGCCCGTCGGCCGACTACTGGTGCTCGGAAGCGGAGTCGCTGGAGAAGCTCGAGGCGATCCTCGCCGGACACGACAACAGCTTCGCCGCGCTGCACGACTTTCAGGCGGCGGGCAACCGGGTGACCCTGGCGGCCGGCAACCACGATGTCGACCTGTACTGGCCGGCGGTGCGCAAGCGTTTGCGGGCGCGCATCGGCCCCGGCCTGCGTTTCGCAACCGGCGTCGATTGGGTCGAGCGCCACGACGGCCGGCTGCACATCGGCCACGGCCACCTCGAGGATCCGGCCAACCGCTTCAAACACTGGTCGGCGCCGATCCTGCGAGCGCCGGACGGAGCGCGGCTCGAAATGTGCCCCGGCACCTTGTTCATGGTCCGCTTCGTCAATGGTCTGGAAGCGCGCTACCCGTTCGCCGACAATCTGCACCCGGTGCAGAACCTGGCGACGATCCTGCTGCGCGAAGATGCCGGCGGCTTCGCCAGCGCCGGCTGGATGTTGTTGAAGTTCATCGCCCGCCATGCCAAGACGCTCGGCTCGTCAGAGGCTGCCGATGTCGGGCGGCGTCTGCTGGTGCGGCTGCGCGAGGACGACGCTTTCGCGCAACGCCTGGCCGCCGCGTCTCGGCTGCTGGGCGACGACCGGAGTTGCGCCAGCGTACGCCGGGACGTGTCCGATGAGGAGCAGCTCGCCGATTTGATGCAGCGACTGTTCGCGGTGCTACCGGCGGACGAGTGGCTGGCACTGTTCGCGCTGCGGCCGGCGCCGGTGCTCGGCGCGGGCGGCAGCAAGACGCTCGGCACGATCATCGGCGCGCGCCACTTCGGCCGGGAGGCGCTGCGCGATCTCGCGCAGCGACGATTCGATGCCTGTCCGGCGGCGCAGGTGATCGTCATGGGCCACACCCACCTGCCCGACACGCGGAGCTTCGACAAGCGCCATTACCTGAATCCCGGTAGCTGGACACGCTACCTCGACCTCGAAAAACATCCGCCTCTCAGGCTCGACGATCTGCGCGACGAAGCCCGTTTCCCGTACGAGCTGAACTACGTCGTCGTCGAAGCCGACGCCGATGGCACGCCGCTGGTGGCCAGGCTGGAGTGTTTCGAGCGGAGAGCCTGA